In Pyrus communis chromosome 8, drPyrComm1.1, whole genome shotgun sequence, one genomic interval encodes:
- the LOC137742517 gene encoding uncharacterized protein, with translation MHPVPIVSGLFDEFLTETPPRNQSYQISNPVQTPSPDSKLPMADSLVSLIHLRPHQPQLPIHQPLTTKGSLPSLISAIESSIVWDSVYFVRISECGYEYEQTYAFFPLLPLCMSMLSRTVLAPLVPVIGQRAVLGLSGYVIDNIGFVFAVFAAVYLYRLSVVILDHEAAVRASILFCFNPASIFYSSM, from the exons ATGCATCCCGTTCCCATTGTTTCCGGTCTCTTCGACGAATTCCTCACCGAGACTCCACCACGAAACCAGAGTTATCAGATCAGCAATCCAGTCCAGACTCCTAGTCCTGACTCTAAACTTCCTATGGCGGATTCTCTTGTCTCCTTAATACACCTCCGCCCCCATCAACCCCAATTGCCTATCCACCAACCCCTCACAACAAAAGGTTCTCTTCCTTCTCTGATCTCCGCTATCGAGTCCAGCATTGTGTGGGACAGTGTCTACTTCGTTCGGATTTCAGAGTGTGGCTATGAGTACGAGCAGACCTACGCTTTCTTCCCGCTTCTTCCTCTTTGCATGTCGATGTTATCCCGCACAG TTTTGGCACCATTGGTTCCGGTCATTGGGCAGAGAGCTGTGTTAGGATTATCTGGCTATGTGATCGACAACATTGGCTTCGTGTTTGCAGTGTTTGCAGCTGTTTATCTATACAG GCTTTCAGTTGTTATTTTGGACCATGAAGCAGCAGTGAGGGCTTCGATCTTGTTTTGCTTCAATCCAGCTTCCATATTCTATTCATCAATGTAG